A region from the Armatimonadota bacterium genome encodes:
- a CDS encoding type II toxin-antitoxin system prevent-host-death family antitoxin translates to MNAYNVTTILNFASGGTVDTVSVRELKARLSHYLRRVRQGRRIVVTARRRPVAILGPTVGGPEDERLDTMLRDGTAAWGGGVPRGSSHPARVVGAPVAAAVVEDRR, encoded by the coding sequence ATGAACGCCTATAATGTGACTACAATACTCAACTTCGCATCGGGAGGGACGGTGGACACGGTCAGCGTGCGGGAGCTGAAGGCGCGTCTCAGCCACTATTTGCGCCGCGTCCGCCAGGGGCGGCGTATCGTCGTGACCGCCCGCCGGCGACCCGTCGCGATCCTGGGCCCCACTGTCGGGGGGCCGGAAGACGAACGGCTCGATACGATGCTCCGGGATGGGACGGCGGCGTGGGGCGGCGGCGTCCCCAGGGGCAGCTCGCACCCCGCACGCGTCGTCGGGGCGCCGGTGGCCGCGGCGGTGGTTGAGGACCGGCGGTGA